GATTTCGATCGCTCTGCCAATCCATCCGGAATCCAACAGGCAACATGTCAGAAGTCGTTTGAATTATCCGTGTCAGTGCGCTTTCGCGTCTGCTTGTAGCTGACTGCAGGGCTGTTCGTCGCCATGGACGGCTTGGTCTTGCAGGCAGATTGCGCGGTTTGCGCCACCGTTTTCTCGAAGGTCCGCTTGAGGAGCCACCCCACTGCGAAAGTGACCGTCGCAGTGACGGCGGCACGTGCTGCGGTTTCCGCGATCCCGATCTTCACCGCATCCTGCATCGCCTCATCACGAGACTTGCCGAACGCCCGGTTCTGCATGGCTTTCTTAGGAAAAATCATCGACCCTCACCCTCTTGAAATATTGGCGGCGGCCACATTGCCGCCGATACTCGAACCCGTTCAGCGCGATGGCGCATCTGCAAATGCGTCCAGGAGCGCAGCACAAAATGCCGGCAGATCATCAGGACTGCGACTGGTGATGCATTGGCCATCAATCACGACTTCCTGATCTACCCAGCGACCGCCGGCATTTTTGATGTCGGTCTTGATCGAGGGGAAGGAGGTGAGCGAATGACCATTGGCAATCCCGGCTTCAATCAGAAGCCAGGGCGCGTGGCAGATCGCGCCAATTGGTTTTCCAGCATCGAAAATTGCCTTAACGAAGGCAATCGCGTCGCGGCTGGCCCGCAATTTGTCGGCCCCCACGCTGCCGCCGGGAATGACCAGGCCATCGAAACATGCTGGATCTGCCTCGGAAAAGTTCATGTCGACGGCATATTCGCCGCCTGGATCCAGATCGTGAACATTGGTCTGTGCCTGGCCAGATTGAAGGCCAATCACCTGGACGCGCGCTCCGGCCTTCTTGAGGGCGTTCATGGGCTCAACAAACTCGACTTCTTCCGTACCGCGCGGAGCGATGAGAAGGGCGATCGTACGGCCGCTGAGCGACATGGCGACTCCTTTGGAATAATTTCTCTGGGTGTGCGGATGACCAGTCAACGGCCAGAAGCGTCGCAGGATCCGATCGCCGCAAACATAAGCCTCGTGCTGCAAGACACCCGGGCGATCGGCCACTTGCACCCATGGACAATGACCGGGAACCGTGGCGGCCCGAGCGCAACTGCAGTTGGCCAGCTCCTGTGCTCGACGCCCTTACATACGCCTTGCGGCACCGCGAACGGGAAAAATCCGGAACCACGTCGCTCCAACAGAGATTGGAGAGGTTATGGAGACGTGAGAGGAACGAACATGTGGATATTCGTCCTAGCTATCGCGACGATGGCACAACCGCAAACCACGACGACACAGGGCAATGGTCACCATGCGGATGACGAGCGACGCTTGGAAACCGAGCGTCCCAGGAACACGCCGGTTCATGGCCAAGACGGATCGCAGCGTACCGATGCCCCGCCAGTTGAACGGACGGGACCTGCAGAAAACAGGGACGCTGATGGAGCCTTGATGCCCGGCGCGCCGGGGACGAACAATCCGGCCATTCCCGACGACTGAGCCACTCATTCCAAGGATGGCTCCTTCGGACTGATTTCCAAGCGCAGCATCGAAGGCGATGCCACAGCCCTTTGAGGGCTCCGACAGGCGCAGTCGCTATCTCCTTGGCAAATCGGCGCAACAGACCAGACCCGATTGATGACCATAGGCTCACCGATGCCGACCACCCCTCGGCGAGATGTTGTGCGGCGTTGGCATGATCGAAGGGCTGGTCTGGCGATGAGATCATGAAAGCGAGAAGCGACCCGAAATCGCAAGCGGATGATCAAGATCTCTTGCTGGCCGGGATAGCCGATTGATCCATCGGGACCTGCGGACGAAAGATGTTTGCTCTAAAGGTTGGCCTGCTCCTCCTGCGACAGTTTGGCATCAGGTGGATAATAAAGTTCAGCGCATTCCTTTCGCAGACATCCACCCTCTATCGAGATATCGTCGCGATATGATTCCGAGACAAAATCTAGCGTGTCGACATGCCTGGCCTCGAAATACATCTGATGAACATCATCCCGCCCGGCCCCATAAACAACCCTGCCGACCTTTGCCCAGATCGACGCCATTGTGCACATTCCACATGGCTGAAGCGTCGAGTAAAGCGTTGCGCCGCGCAGTTCCATCTCACCAACGCTCTCGCATCCGCGCCTGATCGCCATCATTTCGGCGTGGGCTGTCGCATCGGGCAGTTCCTGGGTCTGATTGCGCTCGCCGGCGATTATCCTGCCATTCAACACGATCACGCAGCCCAGAGGTGACGTGGCAGGGTCGGTTCCTTTCGAGCGCGCGATCGCGATAGCCTCGCGCATCCACTCTTCGTCTTCAGGCTGGATCATCTGGTCTTCCGCTCCCGTATAATTCCTCATGCAACTAGCGATGCTCGCATCACGAAGGCTGCTGACAAGCGCCGCCTGTCGGAGCAAGAACGTCATCCGGAAAGAATCTGTCTCGCCAATGGGCGGGCGGCACACAAAAAGCGCCGTTCAATTGCGCGACTGGCGCACTTGAACGGCGCTTGATCTCAGGCGAGATCGCGAATCTTGGGCTCTCGCGCCCAGTGTCGCTTGGGGCCCAGTTCCAGCAGCATCTCGTTTGGAATGACACCGTCATCCTTTTCTACGCCTGCCTTGTCGAGGATGATCTGCGTACCGGGGCAATGGGCGATGGTTTTGCAATGCCCATAGGCGTCCATGAACCACTGGACTGCAGCGCCCTGCTTCGACAATGCTTCCGCATTCTCAGGCATGAGCA
The sequence above is drawn from the Sphingobium sp. AP49 genome and encodes:
- a CDS encoding type 1 glutamine amidotransferase domain-containing protein; the protein is MSLSGRTIALLIAPRGTEEVEFVEPMNALKKAGARVQVIGLQSGQAQTNVHDLDPGGEYAVDMNFSEADPACFDGLVIPGGSVGADKLRASRDAIAFVKAIFDAGKPIGAICHAPWLLIEAGIANGHSLTSFPSIKTDIKNAGGRWVDQEVVIDGQCITSRSPDDLPAFCAALLDAFADAPSR
- a CDS encoding nucleoside deaminase, which codes for MIQPEDEEWMREAIAIARSKGTDPATSPLGCVIVLNGRIIAGERNQTQELPDATAHAEMMAIRRGCESVGEMELRGATLYSTLQPCGMCTMASIWAKVGRVVYGAGRDDVHQMYFEARHVDTLDFVSESYRDDISIEGGCLRKECAELYYPPDAKLSQEEQANL